Genomic segment of Schistocerca nitens isolate TAMUIC-IGC-003100 chromosome 9, iqSchNite1.1, whole genome shotgun sequence:
CTACTGCAGTGACACTCAGGCGGAAGCTGCCGTTTTTGGGATGCCGTTCCAAGCTATCACCTCCTTCCTAAACAACCTGCGATGCAGGACATATTAGATATTAAGATGACGAGTGAAAAGACAATACGGGAAATGTAGATCGCGCCACACTAGCGCTGAGTCGGGCAGCAGACAAGCAGCCGTAGTCagcgccgccggccgctgtggccgagcggttctaggcgcttcagtctggaaccgcgcgatcgctacggtcgcaggttcgaatcctgccacgggcatggctgtgtgtgatgtcgttaggttagttaggtttatgtagttctaagttctaggggactgataacctcagatgttatgtcccatagtgctcagagccatttgaacaattcgtaGTCCGCGCCGAGCTCCTTACTGGACAGGCGGACATCGAGTATTTGTTGGATATAGTCCAGTCTCtgtatttctctacagtttttgttcCCTACAGGTTTTGTAGTATCAACGAAATTAGTCCTTCATGTAACAAATGTACCTTCACCTGTACCTTCGTGTGGTCAGTTATTACACATATTCTGCCCCCACTGATTCTGCATAGGCCCATCGCATTTATTATCTGACCAGTTCACTTAATTTTAATCATCTGTCTGTATCACATAATGTCAAACGCTCCGATTTTCTCCTTGGCCGGTTCTCCCATAGCacatgtttcattttcatacattgaCTCGCTCCAGGAGTATTTTCTCACAaatttaagacctatgtttgatgtcaGTAGACTCCTTTTCTCGAGGAATGCCCCCCTTCGCCTGTGTTACCCTGTTCCTATACCCTCGTTGCCTTAtctgtaatttgttaaaaaatggttcaaatggctctgagcactgtgggacttaacttctgagttcatcagtcccctacagcttggaattacttaaacctaactaacctaaggacatcacacacatccatgcccgaggcaggattcgaacctgcgaccgtagaggtcgcgcggttccagactgtagcgtctagaaccgctcggccaccccggccggctgtaatttGTTATTCTGCTtttaaggtagcagaattccttcttcTGATTCGAAGTTCCTAATTCTGAAGTTaattttatcgctaatctcatttttgctacttctcattatttacgGTTTACTCTAAATCTACAAGTTGTAACTAAATTCCGTTCACAGGCGTTGGGGATTTGAAGTGGGGACCAAGACGGTTAACTTTAGCACAGTAACTTACGAGTACTGTTTGCCTACTATATGCAGAATACCACAACACAAGTTGCCCTCTGATTTCTGCTATTTGTCGTCTGGGTCCACTCATAAACAGGGCACGATCTGACGACCAACCTACATCAGCACCGATACGGCGCCTCCGTACCATGGTCCGGCTCACACGCTCTCCAGTCCCTGGTCCTGCATCATCCGCCGCAGCCACAACCCGCGACAGCACGTCTTCCTCCAATACCGCAGGGGGCTCGTAAATCAAGGATTTCGTGTACCCCATAGGTAGCAGTCTAGCAGGTACATGTCCGGAGAATGTACTGGTGAAGCAATCGGACTGGTCAAGAAATCCAATTTCGCCCAAATCATTGGTCCAAATTGTCTCTGCTGGCACCAGAATACGACACGTTTCCAGTCAAACGTTCCTACGCTGAATTTAACTGTCTTGGCTCCCACTGCAAGCCCCCTATGTCTGTACACAGAATTTAGTTACGCCCTGTATAGAATATGCTAATAGATTGTTCCATTctcttcaacagatcctgtaattcttcctcactttccacgaggaaagcaatgtcatcagcgaatattttcAGTGATGTCCCTTCAACCTGAATGTTAATCTCACCCCAcgacctttattttattttcgtcgttccttcttcgatgtacagagtgaacagtaaGGCTGAAATAATGGATCCATGCATTACCACTTAGGTAATCACAGTACTTCTCTCTTGATCATCGATtttcatttttccctcttggttcttgtaaatattttatattacgtgtatttctctacagttttttttttcacgtacCAAGTAATTTCCATGTTCTGGTAGGCTATCAGGAAAGACTCTTAATTCGGATACTGAACGGGTCACTGTGACTGTTGTCGCAGTTTATGAAGAACAAATGTCGTTGAAGGTTTCGCCTCCTATCCTCTTGCATCAGTTTCACGTGCCTCGACACCGCAAATAGCCATCTATGCAGACCGTCTGGTAAATTTGGCCTGGAACATGTTCTGAAAAGTTCGATTGTTCAAGCGGCGAAGAGACGGATCTCTTTCCTTAACTCCATGTTTCCCTCCGTTCTCACGTTGCagattcctctctctctgtctcttctcaGTCagttttcactctctctctctctcttgcgttCCCATCAACTTGCTAAATGCTACCACTAGTTATTGTGTTTACATCGAACCGATCAGAACTGAGGAAACgtagttactttttatttttatttttttctggagaAGAAGTGTGATTAAGATCcaacgttccgtcgacgacgaggtcattagaaacggagcataaGCTCTAATTGGAGAAGAATGGAGgaggaaatcggtcgtgtcctttcaaacgAAACATCCCGGAATCCACCATAAGACATTTAACGAtttcacgagaaacctaaatcgggatggcggaAAGTGCGTTTGAACCAACACCCTCTCTGAGTCCAGCGTCTTACAATTGTGCCGCCTGCCTTGGTGTTGTTTCCGAGATAGCCGTTCcgttagagaaaaaaaattacgatgaaatgaatacccctagctgcataaaggcgttgatataagtcaacggggacagttgaaaatgtgtgccccgaccgggactcgaacccgcgatctcctgcttacatggcagacgctctatccatctttccttttataattttgttcgttgttgatcgttgtgtttggccgttgcggacgtcacgtgatatccgttcaagttcgttgttgatactttcactcagttttttactacagaggccaacCATCTCTCTGACCGAACAGTCTGAGCTATCGTGCCAGCtgatccagctgagccaccgaggacacagaggataatgcgactgcagggacttatctctggcacgcctcccgtgagacccacattcccaaattattgtcccgcactatattcataatgGCCCTGCCCATTAtaatcattactcgcggctttttgccgatccccgtaagagttcgggcactgtttgtgcatccgcaaagaagaagatggtcaaatggccggtgtgccttatatatataaaatttctcTAACACACCGTCCTGTCCTATTAATGTGACCGTCTGTCAAAAGTCTCAGTAACAACCTTTCCCAGCTCgaacgtacaggaagagagtcagtgagggtcTGAAACTTTCTGACGGAGCTGTGGAGCCATGACGACTCCAGTCCCGTTCCagttgtgctaggtttctcggttcaggATCCATCATGCAAACATCCCGATCGAGGGGGTCATACAAATCCTCGATTGGGGTTAAATAAGAGGTTTTTTGGggtcaggagagtacggtaaactcctcCTGCTGCTCTTTAAAACATGCACGTCCACtacaagctgtgtgacacattgctttgtcctgctggtagatgcagtTGTGCCCAGGAGaaatcaaactgcatgtaggagtggacatggccCGCAGGAATAGagccatatttgtgttgatccactgtgacttTAGGAAacgcgagatcacccagggaatgccacgaaaacatacccccagaccataatgctctctGCTCCTGCGTGGATCCATAGGACGATTGTTGCAGGACCatacacgccaacgaccatctgtccaatggagcataaaacgtgattcatctggaaaggccacttcTCACCATTCAGTAAATGTCCAGTTGTACAAATTCCAACCTTCGCTGCCGACGAGCAGCGGTCAGCATGGATGAACGAAGCCAATGCGGAGgctcacacgcagcaacgttcgctggccGGTTGttgaggggacactgttggtagccccctggtTCATATGGGTGGTCATTTGCTGAACAGTTCCAAACACGTCTATTCGCCTGTGCACATCTCCGCAGTCGACGTTAATCCAGTTGATCTATGACCTgtgttgcaccacagttgccttcaCGACGGTTTCGTCATTTTTCCATGGAAGGtaaactttaaccacggtggcaggcGAACAGTTCATAAACGTAGTCATTTAGAAAACACTTCCCTACTTGacacgaaagtcaatgatcatgctctttcggacgtcagataactTTGCGTCAACGGTTACACTGTTTTCCGCAACCCCTGACATGCTTAATATACCATCCACTGTTAGTGCTACCACCTTCCATCTGTGAGTGGCTGATGCTCGTTGTTGTCTAGCAAAGGCGatgctcacattaatgtggctggactttATAATTTTCTATATATCCACGATCAATGAAGACAGTTGAAAATTCATAAGGGAATATTTCTGAACCATAAAGCAGGACAAATCTGACATTAATTTAGAGATTTTTAATTATAAATACGTTTGTACATTGTTGTAGATTTACATTAACTTATTTGACACGTCACGTGCATACGAGACACTCGCTGCTTGGAATGACACCAACTTGAAGTCAGGACAATTAGAAGAAGGGATGTCCATAAAATCCGTAGTAACCACCGTAGTAGGGGAAGCCTGCAAAATAAAAAGTGCAATTAGCTGTCATATTAAACACTGCAAAGAGTAACGCTGTTAGCCGATCCTTGCATCGGCGTACGAAACGCCGAACGTGTCACAAGTACCTTCTACACATTTACTTGGTATAATTATGTGGCTCAATCGCTATTCGTTACACAAGAGTCGTCAACATGTGGAAGCATAAAAATAATGACACTGTGAATGTTATTAACAACTGGTTTTACTCAGATTGGCTTGCTTTAAAGCTCTCAAGAAAATAAACTCATCTAGTATGCGAGTAACCAACAGTGAAGACGGTAGTGAACCGTAAACTCTTGATTTTAGTCAGGGTGAACCCAAGCGCCACAAACAAAGTTTTGGATAATCTTCAGGGATTTCCTCTGGGTATTTTGGTATGAGATATCCATGGTCGCCGGTGACTTGTTACGGAGCGATTAGTAATGATTTATTCGGCTTGTACCGTCTGCAACAGAATCGTGCCTAGTAGAACTCAATAGCGTTCAATCCAGTCTTCCGATTGATAAGAGGCTAGCGGCGTTAGCCGAGTAACCTTTGCTTCGACGAAACTACCGTTTCAACAGTAAAATCTCTGTAATATCGAATAATAACCGAAAAGTGCAACACAATTACACAGAGCAGTGCAACAACCCTCGGATGTAGAAGTGTTGTGCTGTGGCTATCGTCGCTGCGGAGACACACCAGCGCAGCATCTTCTTACCGGTCTTTCACTGCATTCAGTGAAACAATGCACGAGACGAATATGGGTCGCCTCTTGATCAGCAAATCCATCCGGACGGCTGTGTATCACTGCTAACGCAAAGGTAATACTGCTGCAGAAACGAAATCCCAGACAGAAGCTAGCAGTAATAAGTGCAGGTTTGAAGACGAAAATTGTAGGCATTACAGTCCTAAAAGCAAGtcagtgagtgaatggaacaagcttATTTCCAATCAAGGCACGCAGTCTATATTGTCGAAGTTTCTACTGTTCTACAGACGGTTTCCATGCAATAGTTATACGAATATAAAGAAACGAAGCGAACTACAATTACTCTGTAGAGACACACCGGAATCAAGTCTACTCCATCCGAACAAGCCTCGGAAGGGCCAATAGCATCGAGCGACCACGGTGTCATCTTTACCCGATggcgcgtcactggatgcggatagggaggggcatgtggtcaacagaTGTCTCTCCCGGCCGTTCTCATTTTTCGTGACCAGAGTAGCTGCTTCTCGAAGAAGTACCTCCTAAActggccttacaagggctgagtgctccccaATTGCCAAAAGAGCTCGGCACACTAGTACGGTCACCCATCCAGGGGCTAGCCAAGCCCGACGGCGCTTGACGTCGGTTATCTGACcgaaaccggtgttaccaatgctgCAAGGCCTTTCGGAAATCATAGTAACTTCttatcaaaatactcagaaaatatcgctGAAGAACTTTCGAAATTTTATCGTTTGTTTTACAGTTCATCCTATGTAATGATGAAAATGTGCACCGGAAAAACCCATGCAAGTCCAGCTAAAATTTGCCTTGAGAATTACAGCCTACTTTTGGGACACAGAAACCAGTAGCTTAACATATTTTCCATGAGCCTTGCATTGACGTTTTACGTAAGTACACATTTTAAGATATCTTTTCACTTATAAATGAATCATCCATTACACAAAAGATAGTAACGAGAGTTTCTAGTAGAGTGTACACATCTTACAGTTATTTTGGTACGCAATAGAAATATTTACCACTAACTATTTCCACCgtctacatacagaaaaatttggagcagaaaAATTATTTCTAGAGCGTTACACCATCTCCACCGAATTTTATCGTCTTCGCAACACTAACAGATaaacactaccaccaccaccgcacGTTATCTCAAACCCTTGCGGCTGTCACATCCAGTACTCGACAATATCGCGTCCAATATATCCATAGGCGAACTCAGGAGTTTTTTTACTAGTATTAAAGAGATCGAAAAGTTAGTTTTTTGTGTGTCTTCTGCACAGTAGCACGACCATAATGAGCGTGTCATGTCGCCACTAAAGAGATTATTTGACCAGTGGTGCCTAGGACAATGCTGCAACAAGATTCCACGACCGGAAAAAACTAGGTTCTCCCTGTAAGTTAGTTTCTTGCCCCTTTCTGAGGGATAATTGGTTGAAATGTTTCCCTGACGTCTGTACTTCACACAAAATCGCTCAAAGTTGACGTGAGTGCATGTGAGTCCTTCTACATCCATCTGACGGAATAATCTATCATGTAGACCCATACAGTCATGCTTGATTCGAGTTCATTCGATTCCCTCAGTTGGCTAATGTTGACAGGAAAAATGTCAGTGAAGCTGGCTAATTACCCTCGTATCCATAGGTTGAGATCACGCTCAGATAATTCCGTGAAAAGACTTGTTATCGCGATTTCTGATTTCACTACAAAGAGATGCAATAAATATTGGTCAAGCCTTGTCGTTCCCACTCCTGCCTCCTTGAAACCATTGTTACACAGTCGGTCATGTTTCCTTGGCGCGATTGGTTAACACTGTGCTCCCAGGTGCTGCAGAGTTACTTTTTACCTTACGAACAAAATTTCGACTACCGAACCAGACGTCTGCTCGGAGTCTCTGCGACGAGCACACATTAACAGCAAACCTCGCAACACCTAGGTCGGTCGTCGAAAaaatgggcataaaatgataacaaCAACTCGACAGAGGCACAGCATTAATTAAAGCTACGTCATCTTTCGGGCATCAGTTATTAGAATTACCTCACTTAGACTATCATACTTCGTTGATTTACGGTTGGAATCTCTGCTACAGGGTTGGGATTACATATTTATGTGTCCACGGGCACATAAGTAGCATTTAGACGTTCTGCTGGGGATTCCGAGACTAGCACAACGTCCGACACCGCTCCCTAGTGTTCGTCAAAGCGTGGGCAGTGTTCAGTGCGACAGGTTCTGTTGCTGTTCTACGTCTCACTCGGATTTATGCATCACGTTTTCGTTATCGTTTGTTGATTTACACTAAGCAATGAGACCTCATACGTCTGCATGAATTTAAACGTAACGTGCCAGACAAGAGCAAAGTTActtcggtaaattttattttaatccgtTTACGTAAGGTTTTTGTAGTTGCTATCACATCAACGTATTTGCTTTCTATTGGGTTAATAAGAACTCGAGTTGCGAATAATACGGTAAATCAATTCCAATTATTAGTCTCTTATCGATGTGACTATTACGAAACTGTTACGTGAAATATTCACTTTTATCGTTTtagtagtaggagaaggaagagttaTGTTTAGGAATTACTGACTCATATGGCTTAAAAACTTGACTCTGTGTGTGTGCTTGCGTGTGTGGGTGTCTGTGTGATCACTTGTAATATACGGTTATGCGATCGTAGTGGCATTTACAGGAAATAGAAAGGAGAATATCACAAGATGTTGCTGCAATGTCCTAGGTTCAATCCTAAACACTGCACAACTTCATAAGATTGAGGTATGTGATATTGTTGCCACTCATGGATCCACTGGATGTTGATGACCGGCAGCTCCCTTCTTGCTGTTTGAAAGGAATTTTCAGTGTTTTGGCAACTGATATCGCTCTCACCGTTTCTTGTACTGCACGCTAATCCATATCAACATAAAGGTAACACAAAAGCGCAGACACACACATTACAGTCACCCAGTCGGTGTGTTTAATTTCCTGCGGAGCACCTTCTTAGTTTATTAACACACCGTCAAATCACCTGAGGTAGAATGTTGCCTATAAAAACTATTTGGGATCATGTTACTTCTCTCGATGATCGCTACCTGAGGTCGTAAAATACACAGTAGGAGGTGGCTCACATTTTGCTTGCTGTTAACTCTCGCTGAACTTACCGTATCCGTAACCGTATCCGTAACGGTAGGGAAAGCCGTATCCGTAACCATAGAAGCCAGGATACCCGTAGTAGCCGAAGCCGTACGAGCTGTCCGTCTGCAGGTCGCCCTTGGCTGCGGGGGCGGGAGCGGGGGCGGCGTACGCTACCGACACCAGCCACAGCACCGCCACGGCCAGcacctgcaacaggcaggaggagtCATCATAACTGACACAAGAGAGTACACAAATGGATGGGCACAAGGAATTACAGATTCAAAAAACAAGACGAacatacatcaacaaaagttttgcatcacgcatTTGTTCCGAAATTAATCgcgtagcaaaacaaaagctggcTGTCAGGCCTGCGTATACATTAATCTGCAATGAATGTGCCCAGATCACTATAAAAAAGaagtattaacaaaatcatctgtttACCTTTGGGCAAGGGTGAGGCGGAGGGGGGTGGGACGACGGGGGCTCTATAgcattcctgagcaaagtcagtaCGTGGTGGAGCTTCCCGTTGTTCGGATGGAGGCCTGAGTCCGTCTTAGCATACCACCGATGAGATCATCAAGTCACTCCTGGTCCAGATTGCCGCACTCTTCAATGGCTATTCTGCGTAAGTCGCACAGAGTATGTgatcattgtctgtgccaaaaaacAACGTATTTAAATGGTTCTCACAAATGTTCGTTTGGGTTCATGTCCAAGGTACAGGTAAGGCACTCTGTTCTGGTGATCCTAGCACGCCGAAGGAACATGTACATGAGAACCGCATGTTGAGAACCGGAGTTATTATCTACCAAGATGAAATTTTACACAAAGTGTGTTGATGATGCAGCCACATTATTGGTAGCTTAGTCTCGTCTCTGTACCACAGAGCAATGAGATAATCCTCAACAGGCACGAGAATTGTACGGTGGCCCCATGAAGTTGCACCCCAGAACATTACTGCACTATCCGTTTGTTGAACATGCTGCACATAGTGTTGAAGTCTTTCGATATCAcctgattgcctccaaacacggtgTCTGCAGTTAGCAGACTGTAAACAGATCCAAGTTTCGTCCATAAACAACATCTGGCGCCATACGGGGGGGTCCATTTTGCATGGTTACTTGCCCATTTGTAACGGAGTCCATGGTATTGTGTACTGCTTGATGGTCATCATGATA
This window contains:
- the LOC126203772 gene encoding prisilkin-39-like — protein: MVTVVAALRRAVLAVAVLWLVSVAYAAPAPAPAAKGDLQTDSSYGFGYYGYPGFYGYGYGFPYRYGYGYGYGFPYYGGYYGFYGHPFF